A window of the Parvularcula bermudensis HTCC2503 genome harbors these coding sequences:
- a CDS encoding DMT family transporter — translation MRIEHPAAGLWPSLALASVAALWGATFLLTQMGMDGAGPFSIVALRFGAAALILAALRPQQIRRITFYELKAGILLAAVALVGYGAQAVALQTAPSARVAFLAALYVPIVPVIGLVVWRRPVAAPVFIGALLALGGIVAMSHGGAHLGLSATDGLAALSAVSIAAEVFLLGLVMRRADPLRVSFVLVLAIALMAGGVASLSGEAAPRWDGSLLTVVAIFGIGTAYSQTIMGWGQARISPERASLLYATEPLWAGALGLAVGEALGTGDIVGGALIVMAVGISAMRRLPALPLPLRRSLRANRQSLLETGNGAR, via the coding sequence ATGCGCATCGAGCATCCGGCGGCGGGGCTGTGGCCCTCCCTTGCTTTGGCCAGTGTGGCGGCCCTTTGGGGCGCCACTTTTCTGCTGACGCAAATGGGCATGGACGGCGCCGGCCCGTTCAGCATCGTCGCCTTGCGGTTCGGGGCCGCGGCACTGATCCTTGCGGCCCTGCGACCTCAGCAGATCCGCCGGATCACCTTCTATGAGCTTAAAGCCGGGATCCTCCTCGCGGCCGTCGCCCTGGTCGGCTACGGGGCCCAGGCCGTGGCGCTGCAAACGGCGCCCAGTGCCAGGGTCGCCTTCCTCGCGGCGCTCTATGTGCCGATCGTCCCTGTGATCGGCCTTGTGGTGTGGCGGCGACCGGTGGCCGCGCCGGTCTTTATCGGCGCCCTTTTGGCCCTGGGCGGCATTGTGGCGATGTCCCATGGCGGCGCCCATCTCGGCCTCAGCGCGACGGACGGCCTGGCCGCCCTCAGCGCCGTGAGCATCGCCGCCGAAGTGTTCCTCCTTGGTCTCGTGATGCGACGGGCGGATCCGCTGCGGGTAAGCTTTGTCCTGGTCTTGGCGATTGCCCTGATGGCGGGCGGCGTGGCGAGCCTGTCGGGGGAGGCCGCGCCCCGGTGGGACGGCTCGCTTCTGACCGTGGTCGCGATCTTTGGGATAGGCACGGCCTACAGCCAGACCATTATGGGCTGGGGACAGGCGCGGATCAGCCCGGAGCGGGCCTCCTTACTCTATGCGACGGAGCCTCTCTGGGCAGGGGCCCTTGGCCTGGCGGTGGGCGAAGCGTTGGGCACCGGCGACATTGTCGGGGGCGCCTTGATCGTCATGGCCGTGGGGATCAGCGCGATGCGGCGCCTCCCCGCCCTGCCGCTGCCCTTGCGTCGATCCTTGCGCGCAAATCGCCAATCCCTGTTGGAAACCGGCAACGGCGCGCGATAA
- a CDS encoding GNAT family N-acetyltransferase encodes MTSSVITLRPVRDGDEAALLALARASGGGMTSLPEDGDALTARVERSVQGLQRLAGRGGAGEPPLSLYLLAEREGVPLGSVALFALSGSGGPFVTYRLATAPQAFPALGKAFAHEILEVSTAHRTSSELAALFVSPAGRGLSLGRALVTAAIAFCRHHREAFADILMAEMRGWVGPSGDRPFWDDIVMPFFGMSFLEADHLNATAGNAFIEALLPAHPLYLSLLPPRVREIVGVPHPDGRAALALLQQEGLSTDGHFDPFDLGPCLSAPLDDLAARQERALAAGANRTDGGRGRGLWVEGRGAEFRCRLVPQGGTTAAGAGASHPGAPEWLPFD; translated from the coding sequence ATGACATCTTCGGTCATTACCCTGCGGCCTGTGCGTGATGGCGATGAGGCGGCACTGTTGGCCCTCGCCCGGGCGAGCGGCGGGGGCATGACCAGCCTGCCCGAGGATGGCGACGCCCTGACCGCGCGGGTCGAGCGGAGCGTCCAGGGCCTGCAGCGTTTGGCGGGGCGAGGGGGCGCCGGTGAGCCGCCGCTCTCCCTCTATCTGCTGGCGGAGCGGGAGGGCGTCCCCCTCGGCAGTGTGGCCCTCTTTGCGCTTTCGGGCAGCGGTGGTCCCTTTGTGACCTATCGTCTTGCCACGGCGCCTCAGGCCTTCCCGGCGCTGGGCAAGGCGTTCGCCCATGAGATCCTCGAGGTCTCGACAGCCCATCGTACGTCCTCGGAATTGGCGGCTCTCTTTGTCTCCCCCGCCGGTCGGGGTCTCTCCCTCGGGCGGGCGCTGGTGACCGCCGCGATCGCCTTTTGTCGCCACCACCGGGAGGCGTTTGCCGATATCCTGATGGCGGAGATGCGCGGATGGGTCGGCCCGTCGGGCGACCGTCCGTTCTGGGACGATATAGTGATGCCCTTTTTCGGCATGAGCTTTCTTGAGGCCGATCATCTCAACGCGACCGCGGGCAATGCGTTTATCGAGGCGCTGCTGCCCGCCCATCCGCTCTATCTTTCGCTTCTCCCCCCACGGGTCAGGGAGATTGTGGGGGTGCCGCACCCTGACGGTCGTGCGGCCCTCGCGCTCCTGCAACAGGAGGGGCTGTCCACGGACGGTCATTTCGATCCCTTCGATCTTGGCCCCTGCCTCTCGGCGCCCCTCGACGATCTGGCCGCCCGCCAGGAAAGGGCGCTGGCGGCGGGCGCGAACCGGACGGACGGGGGGAGGGGGCGAGGCTTGTGGGTCGAGGGCCGGGGGGCCGAGTTCCGTTGTCGCCTTGTCCCCCAAGGGGGCACGACAGCGGCGGGCGCTGGCGCGTCACACCCTGGTGCGCCCGAATGGCTCCCCTTCGATTAA
- a CDS encoding lytic transglycosylase domain-containing protein: MLAGIAIGLSCGLSGALSAAAAPHTPLSNADAARYEKIFALQADAKWTEADRLIAALDNDILLGYVLEQRYFHPTAYRSSYPELKRWLSAYADHPTADRVYDLAMKRRTGAPPRRPQARPWRSRAQVPLPPALLTDYRETPIDRGRVDTIERHLRALCRQGKPAEALNYLMAPAQFNDLTATQTDRVRGWIAAAFYYDGQLTRAAQVAQQATQRSGDDAILSHWILGLIHMRRDDPATAFGHFAAQARSPYQEDSLRAAAAFWAARSALRSGYTGQVTDHLSLGAAYPFTFYGQLSLAMLGLESGIDWSIPPLTQRQFDQLVAKNRRVERAAALAQVGRRDEAETELKWAQGELSAADDLALLSLAQAARLPNAQLLIAHQAAAETPANAHLRGGLFPAPPFAPSNGFEVDRAVLFGLIRQESKFLPHASSRVGARGLMQLMPRTASYVADKANLSAVHASERLLDPGYNMQLGQSYVRDLLETYHGGTGDLIGMALSYNWGPGNYARWKTATGIDDPLLMIESVPNDEARHFVETVLTNFWLYRDRFGEAAPSRDSLAAGGDAVYVSVAQAGR; the protein is encoded by the coding sequence GTGCTGGCGGGGATCGCCATCGGCCTGTCTTGCGGCCTCTCCGGCGCCCTCTCCGCCGCCGCCGCGCCGCACACCCCCCTCTCAAACGCCGATGCCGCGCGCTATGAGAAGATCTTCGCCCTCCAGGCCGACGCCAAATGGACCGAGGCGGATCGTCTCATCGCCGCGCTCGATAACGATATCCTGCTCGGTTATGTGCTGGAGCAACGATATTTCCACCCCACGGCTTACCGGTCGAGCTATCCCGAATTGAAAAGATGGCTCAGTGCCTATGCCGATCATCCCACCGCCGACCGGGTCTATGACCTCGCGATGAAACGCCGGACCGGCGCCCCGCCACGGCGTCCTCAGGCGCGGCCCTGGCGGTCCCGGGCCCAAGTTCCCCTTCCCCCCGCGCTGCTCACCGACTACCGCGAGACGCCGATCGACCGTGGTCGGGTCGACACCATTGAACGTCACTTGCGGGCGCTGTGCCGTCAGGGAAAACCGGCTGAGGCGCTGAATTATTTAATGGCCCCCGCCCAGTTCAACGACCTCACGGCGACCCAGACCGATCGGGTCCGTGGATGGATCGCCGCCGCCTTCTATTACGACGGCCAGCTGACCCGCGCGGCCCAGGTGGCACAGCAAGCGACCCAGCGATCGGGAGACGATGCGATCCTTTCTCATTGGATCCTCGGCCTCATTCATATGCGGCGTGACGATCCGGCCACCGCCTTTGGCCATTTCGCCGCCCAGGCGCGCAGTCCGTATCAGGAAGACAGCCTTCGCGCCGCAGCGGCCTTTTGGGCGGCCCGTAGCGCCCTTCGCAGCGGCTATACCGGTCAGGTGACGGATCACCTCAGCCTCGGCGCGGCCTATCCCTTCACCTTTTACGGCCAATTGTCGCTCGCCATGCTCGGGCTCGAATCGGGAATTGACTGGTCGATCCCGCCCCTCACCCAGCGCCAATTCGATCAGCTGGTGGCCAAGAACCGGCGGGTGGAACGGGCCGCCGCCCTCGCCCAGGTCGGCCGCCGCGATGAGGCCGAGACCGAACTCAAATGGGCGCAGGGGGAATTGAGCGCGGCGGACGATCTCGCGCTGCTTTCCCTCGCCCAGGCGGCGCGTCTGCCGAATGCGCAATTGCTGATCGCCCATCAAGCCGCCGCCGAGACGCCGGCGAATGCCCATTTGCGCGGAGGATTGTTCCCTGCCCCGCCTTTTGCGCCGTCGAACGGGTTCGAGGTCGACCGCGCCGTGCTGTTCGGTCTGATCCGGCAGGAATCGAAATTCCTCCCCCACGCCTCGTCCCGAGTCGGGGCCAGGGGATTGATGCAATTGATGCCCAGGACCGCCTCCTATGTGGCGGATAAAGCAAATCTCAGCGCGGTCCACGCCAGCGAGCGCCTGCTCGACCCCGGCTATAACATGCAGCTTGGCCAATCCTATGTCCGGGATCTTCTTGAAACTTATCACGGGGGCACCGGCGACCTGATCGGCATGGCGCTCAGTTATAATTGGGGACCTGGCAATTATGCCCGCTGGAAGACCGCGACGGGGATCGACGATCCTCTCCTGATGATCGAAAGCGTGCCGAATGATGAAGCCCGTCACTTTGTGGAGACGGTCTTGACCAATTTCTGGCTCTATCGCGACCGGTTCGGCGAAGCGGCACCGTCACGGGACAGCCTCGCCGCGGGCGGGGACGCGGTCTATGTCAGCGTCGCTCAAGCGGGGCGGTAA
- a CDS encoding Lrp/AsnC family transcriptional regulator, which yields MPAERSLDRIDRAILAELQHDGRLTNQRLAEKVALSPSACLARVKRLEAAGVIRGYTARVAPSALGLPVTVFAELTLATHDLRRVRAVEVALRAMPEVVEALQVSGSYDYLVRFVVSDMDRWSVLADSLFDGDLPLQKIVTVVMMKEIKSGGMLPMDTGALP from the coding sequence ATGCCCGCAGAGCGTTCGCTTGACAGAATCGACCGCGCCATTTTGGCCGAGCTGCAACATGATGGCCGCCTCACCAATCAGCGATTGGCGGAAAAGGTGGCGTTGTCCCCCAGCGCCTGCCTTGCGCGGGTGAAGCGGCTCGAGGCCGCCGGCGTCATTCGCGGCTATACGGCCCGCGTCGCGCCCAGCGCCCTTGGCCTGCCCGTGACCGTGTTCGCGGAGCTGACCTTGGCGACCCACGATCTGCGCCGGGTGCGGGCGGTGGAAGTCGCCCTGCGCGCGATGCCCGAAGTCGTCGAAGCGCTCCAGGTTTCGGGCTCCTACGACTATCTCGTCCGCTTCGTTGTTTCTGATATGGATCGCTGGTCCGTCCTGGCCGACAGCCTGTTTGACGGCGATCTGCCGCTGCAAAAAATCGTCACCGTGGTGATGATGAAAGAGATCAAGAGCGGCGGCATGCTCCCCATGGACACGGGCGCCCTCCCGTAA
- a CDS encoding uracil-DNA glycosylase — MSAPPSSAPPSSSLASSARVSLDRATALALLAWYRASGVDTAESAEPSDMRDWPTHGFPVPRALAGGERRPPLPPGNEVAPTAKPPSSAGGSDEAVMAATALAEATTTLPALADAIAGFDGCPLKAAARRTVVYDGVIGARLLIIGEGPGRDEDRIGKPFVGKAGGLLDLMLHAIGYSRTEADGRGDVLITNAVYWRPPGNRAPTGEEQAICLPFLRRFITLAAPEVIILMGNVSTQALYPGAPGITRTRGSWREWPLSDGRQAAVLPMFHPAFLLRAPAQKRLAWADLRAVAARLAAS; from the coding sequence ATGAGCGCGCCCCCCTCTTCGGCCCCCCCCTCTTCGTCCCTAGCGTCTTCGGCCCGTGTCTCATTGGATCGCGCGACGGCCCTTGCCCTGTTGGCGTGGTATCGGGCGAGCGGGGTCGACACCGCCGAGAGCGCCGAGCCCTCAGATATGCGGGACTGGCCGACCCATGGCTTTCCCGTCCCCCGCGCCCTTGCCGGGGGCGAGCGCCGCCCGCCTTTGCCTCCCGGCAACGAGGTCGCGCCGACAGCAAAGCCCCCCTCCTCGGCGGGGGGCAGCGACGAAGCTGTAATGGCCGCTACCGCCCTCGCTGAGGCAACGACGACCCTTCCAGCCCTCGCCGACGCCATTGCCGGGTTCGACGGCTGCCCCCTCAAAGCCGCGGCGCGCCGCACAGTGGTTTATGATGGGGTCATTGGTGCCCGTCTCCTGATCATCGGGGAGGGGCCCGGCCGGGACGAGGACCGCATCGGCAAGCCCTTTGTCGGCAAGGCCGGCGGCCTCCTCGACCTTATGTTGCACGCGATTGGCTATAGCCGGACCGAGGCGGATGGGCGCGGCGATGTCCTCATCACCAACGCCGTTTATTGGCGTCCTCCGGGCAATCGGGCACCGACGGGCGAGGAACAGGCCATCTGCCTCCCATTCCTGCGCCGGTTTATCACGCTCGCCGCCCCCGAGGTGATTATTTTGATGGGGAATGTCTCGACCCAAGCGCTCTATCCCGGCGCCCCGGGGATTACGCGAACCCGCGGGAGCTGGCGGGAATGGCCCCTCTCGGACGGACGCCAAGCCGCCGTGCTCCCGATGTTCCACCCCGCCTTTCTCTTGCGGGCGCCGGCACAAAAGCGCCTGGCCTGGGCGGATTTGCGCGCCGTGGCGGCCCGGCTGGCGGCGAGTTAG
- a CDS encoding ETC complex I subunit, whose amino-acid sequence MLARIYRPSRTAMQSGKRKTELWVLEFEGRSPRKTDPLMGWTSSADTLGQVKMTFDTKEAAIAYAKEQRLPYQVLEKPDQAPVPKSYADNFAFRRRTPWTH is encoded by the coding sequence ATGCTCGCTCGTATCTACCGCCCCTCCCGCACCGCCATGCAGTCCGGCAAACGCAAGACCGAGCTGTGGGTCCTGGAATTTGAGGGTCGCAGCCCGCGCAAGACCGATCCGCTGATGGGCTGGACCTCCTCAGCCGACACGCTGGGGCAGGTTAAAATGACCTTCGACACCAAGGAAGCCGCCATCGCTTATGCGAAGGAACAGCGCCTTCCCTATCAGGTGCTGGAAAAGCCCGATCAGGCCCCCGTGCCGAAATCCTACGCTGACAATTTCGCCTTTCGTCGTCGGACGCCCTGGACCCATTAA